The DNA window AGCTCCTGTCCGATTAAGTTTTCCTGCTCCATCGGATCTCTTCTGATGTTGTATAACTCATCTTCTCTGTCCGGATTGACTATCAGCTTCCACTCCTCATCTCTCACCGTAACTCTGTAACCTTCTTCGAGTTTGTTCTCGACTATCGGTGGTGTGTATTCGACATCCTCAAGCAAGATTGGCTGAAGAAACTTTGTAATTAAGGCAAAACTGACGAGGAAAGAACATGAAAAATTTTTTCGCTGCATTTTAAATCATTACTCGACGGTGACGCTTTTAGCCAAGTTTCTTGGCTTGTCTATTTCGCATCCTCTTTCTCTTGCGGTGTAATAGGCTAATAGCTGCAAAGCAACCGAATGAGTAACTGCTGAAAATATCGGATTTGTCTTCGGAACTCTTATAACAAAGTCAGCATACTTCTCTACTTCTTTATCCTCTTCATCTGCAACGACAACGACAATCGAATCTCTCGCTTTCACCTCTTTTATGTTATTTAGCATGATTTCGTAGGTGTGGTCTCTAACTAAACTCGCCACAACCGGAGTTTTTTCTCCAAGCAAAGCGAATGGTCCATGCTTTAGCTCTCCAGCCGGATAACCTTCAGCGTGAATGTAGGAGACCTCTTTCATTTTTAGAGCTCCTTCAAGTGCTACGGGTCCTCCAACCTCCCTTCCTATATATATTAGATTCTCGTACTTTGCCAAAAGCTTCGAAATTCTCTCAATTTCCTCCTTGCTATCGAGTATTCTCTTCACAACTTCTGGGAGAAGTCTCAGTTCTTTAAGAAGTTCTACTTTCTCGGATCTCGGAATGTGAGAGAGCTTTAAAGTTATCAAATACAAAACTACCAGCTGGGCGATGAATGACTTCGTAGCAGCAACGCTTATCTCCGGACCAGCTCTCGTGTAAAGTACGAAGTCAGCAATTCTCGTGGCTGTGCTTCCGAGAACATTTGTTATCGTCAGAACTTTAGCTCCTCTCTTTTTCGCTATCCTCATAGCTTCAAGCGTATCTGCAGTTTCTCCAGACTGGGTTATGCTGATAACAAGAGTCCTTCCCGTCGGAGGTTGATGATAAATGAATTCAGAAGCGTATTCAACTTTAGCAGAAATATCAGCAAGTTTTTCTATGAAGTATTTTCCAATCAGACAGGCGTGATAGGATGTTCCGCATGCGACGAAAACTATTTCGGAAACTCCAAACGCAAAGCTGGCGTCGATCGTAATTTCATCGTCCAAATATTCAGAAAGCGTATCTTCGATGACTCTTGGTGTTTCGTGAATTTCTTTAAGCATGAAGTGCTCGTAACCACCTTTTTCCGCATCCTCTATGCTCCACGGGATTATCTCAATCTTCCTGTCAATCTCCTTTCCGTCGTGGAAGATTGTATAACCACCATTGTGAATTCGCAATACATCCCCATCTTCAAGGTAAACGACTCTCTTCGTGTAATCAAGAATTGCCGGGACGTCCGAGGCTATTATGTACTCCTCATCTCCCACCCCCAAAACGAGGGGACTTTTGTGTCTTGCAGCAACGAGTTCATCCTTCTCGGCATGCAAAGCCACTATGGCGTAAGAACCTCTAACTTTTTCCAGAGCTTTCATCACCGCACTCAACAAATCTCCGCTGTAGTTTTCCTCGATCAAATGGGCAATAACTTCCGTATCTGTTTCAGACTTAAAAACATGCCCCCTTTTTTCCAACTCCTCTTTAAGAGACTGGAAGTTTGAGATTATGCCGTTGTGAACGATAGCTATCTTTCCACTGCAGTCCGTATGGGGATGAGCGTTTTTCTCGGAAGGTTTTCCGTGGGTAGCCCACCTCGTGTGACCGATTCCTATCTTTCCGTTACCAACATCGTAAGCTTCAACGTCTCCGATTGCTCCAACCTTTTTGATCAATTTTAATTCGTTTCCTTCTTTAACGGCGACTCCCCAAGAATCGTAGCCACGATATTCAAGCCTTTTGAGGGAGGAAATTATGACGCTGTCAGCTTTTCTAAAACCAATGTATCCAACTATCCCGCACATTCACAACACCTTCGCCACATCATCAATCTTTCCGCAGATAACTTTCAGCGGAGCGATCTCGCATCTATTGCCTATAACTGCTCCACCTCTCAAAACGCTACCAGCTCCTATTTTGCACCCTTCACCAACGAACGCTCCAGATTTTACTTTGCGAAGCTCGCCATCCACTTTTACCTCGGCGCTCTCGCTTATAGTAACAATTTTCGGCTCAAATATCGTTCCAGAATCGATCACTGAATCTCTAACGTAGCTATCAGCTCCAATAACAACGTTCTCCCCGATAACGCAGTTTTCAATTCTGCAGAACTCTTCCACTTTTGTGTTATCTCCTATTGAGGTGGAGGGAAGAATTACGCTGTTAGCTCCTATCTCGGAGTTCACTCCTATAATAACGGGACCTTTTATGAAAGATCCGCTCCTGATTATACTTCCCTCACCAATGACAACATCTCCAACAATTGTTACTCCGCTCTCTACTTTTCCGGCTATACTCTTCCCTTTATGTTTCAAAGCAAGATCGTTAACCTTCAGAATATCCCAAGGATAAACAATATCGAGCCAAAGTCCTTTGCTTTCCACGGTAAAGAAATCAATTCCGCTTTCGATCATCACGTTAACGACGTTAGTAAGGTCTCTCTCGTCTCCTATAAATTCGAAAATCCTATCATCGAGCAAATATATTCCAGTGCTTGCGAGATAACTTACTTCCTCCTCTGGTTTTTCGATTATCCTCTTTACTTTTCCATTTTCAACCTCCAAAACCCCGTACTTTGTCGGCTCTTCAACCACTTTGTAAACAACCGAAAACGTGTCGTAGGATAAAACGTCTTTTAGAGTTTCCGAATCGATAATGTTGTCCCCCGGAAGCACGAGGAATTTTCCTTCAACGAGATCTTTTGCCTGTTTTAAAGCGTGAGCTGTTCCAAGCTGCTGTTTCTGTGTAACGTACTCGATTTTCACACCAAATTTCTCACCGTTGCCGAAGTAATCTATCACCCTCTCCTTTTTGTAACCAACTACCATTACGATCTCTCTTATTCCAGCTTCCTTTAGAGCGTCAACGACGTACTCCAGAATTGGTTTGTTCCCGACTTTTATCATAACCTTCGGTTTGTTAGCCGTAAAAGGGCGCAGCCTCTGCCCTTCTCCCGCTGCAAGAATAACAGCCTTCATACAAACACCTCAAAATATGACGGAATTTGGCTCAACGTAACCGTCAACAACAGCTCCCGGGGCTATGAAAACGTTATTACCGATCATGGATCCGACGTTAATCGAGACGTTGATTCCGGTCTTAACGTTATCTCCGATTACTGCTCCGAATTTCTTTCTACCGGTTTTTACAACTTTTCCCTTAACAGCTACGCTTATCTCTCTCTCATCAAGCCTCAAATTCGCTATCTTCGTCCCGGCTCCAAGATTGCAGTTCTCCCCGATTATCGAATCTCCTACGTAGTTGTGGTGAGGTGCGTTCGAATTTCTCATGATTATCGAGTTTTTTACTTCTACAGCATTTCCCACATGGCAGTTATCGCCGATGGACGTGTAGGGGCGAATGTAACAGTTTGGTCCGATTTTACAGTTTTTTCCTATGATCGTTGGACCTACGATGTAAGCTCCGCTCATAACAACGCTCCCCTCTCCTATCACGACGTTACCCTTTATCACAGCCCCCTCTTCAACCTCACCTTCAATCCTTCTCTCGATTCCAGAAAGGAGGATTTTGTTCGCCTCAAGCAGGTCCCAAGGGTAGCCGACGTCAATCCATTTCTCTATTTCAACAGCTTTAAATTTCAAACCTCTTTTAACAGCTGCCGTTATCGGGTCGGTTATCTCGTATTCGCCTCTAACGGAAAGTTTCGTCTCTCTGACAAACTTCAAAATCTCATCGGTAAATACGTAAATTCCAGCATTTATAAGGTTTGTCGGTGGGACATCGGGCTTTTCGATAATTTTCTTAACAAAACCTTCTTCAACTTCGACAACCCCGTAATTTTCCGGATTCTCAACTTTTTTCACAGCTATTGCCAAATCGTGATCGAGAAGCTTTTTTATTTCATCAGCAAAAACAATTGTGTCTCCGTTCAGCATGAGAAATCTTTCTTCAAGTAGATGCTCAGCAGACAATAAAGCGTGGGCTGTACCAAGCTGTTTAGCTTGCCTGACATATCTTATCCTAGCTCCTTTAAACCTCTCTCCAAAGTATTCTCTAATCGTCTCTTCTCTATATCCAACTACCAGAACGACCTCGTCTATTCCAGCATTAACGAGGTTTTCGATGGTGTGGTGAAGAATCGGTTTGTTCGCTACGGGAAGCATCACTTTTGGCTTCGTATACGTCAAAGGACGCATTCTCGTTCCTTCTCCGGCTGCCAGAACTACTGCCTGCACAAATTATACTTATTGACTCAACAATTATAAAGACCTTGCCCTAAAGATGAAATTATAAGTTTAAAAATAAATGTGAGGAGGTCAAATGATACCCGTAGCAACACCCATGATTGGTGAGGAGGAAATTCAGGAAGTTGTAGAAGTCCTGAAATCTGGAATGATCGCTCAAGGAAAGCGTGTGGAGGAGTTTGAAAAGCTGTTTTCTGAGTACGTTGGAGTTGATTTTGCAGTAGCAGTGTCAAACGGCACAGCTGCTCTGGACATCGCTTTAAAAGCCTGCGGGATTGGAGAAGGAGATGAAGTTATAACGACGCCTTTCACATTCATAGCATCAGCCAACGCTATACTTTTCCAGAGAGCAAAGCCTGTTTTTGCCGACATTGAAGAAGACACATACAACATAAATCCGGAAGATGTTGTCGAAAAAATTACCCCGAGAACGAAAGCCATTATCGGAGTGCATCTCTTTGGACAGCCTTTCGATTTGAAATCAATTCTCGAAATCTGCGAGGATCACAATCTAATTTTAATAGAGGACTGCGCTCAAGCCCACGGAGCTGAGTATGACGGAAAAAAGGTGGGAAGCTTCGGAGTTGGATGCTTTTCGTTTTACGCAACGAAGAACATGACCACAGCGGAGGGTGGAATGATAACATCCAACGATGAAAGAATTGCAAAACTTTGTAAACTCTTGAGAAGCCACGGAGAAAGCAAAAAATACTTCCACGAAATTCTCGGGCATAACATGAGAATGACTGACATTCAGGCGGCCAT is part of the Ferroglobus placidus DSM 10642 genome and encodes:
- the glmU gene encoding bifunctional sugar-1-phosphate nucleotidylyltransferase/acetyltransferase; translation: MQAVVLAAGEGTRMRPLTYTKPKVMLPVANKPILHHTIENLVNAGIDEVVLVVGYREETIREYFGERFKGARIRYVRQAKQLGTAHALLSAEHLLEERFLMLNGDTIVFADEIKKLLDHDLAIAVKKVENPENYGVVEVEEGFVKKIIEKPDVPPTNLINAGIYVFTDEILKFVRETKLSVRGEYEITDPITAAVKRGLKFKAVEIEKWIDVGYPWDLLEANKILLSGIERRIEGEVEEGAVIKGNVVIGEGSVVMSGAYIVGPTIIGKNCKIGPNCYIRPYTSIGDNCHVGNAVEVKNSIIMRNSNAPHHNYVGDSIIGENCNLGAGTKIANLRLDEREISVAVKGKVVKTGRKKFGAVIGDNVKTGINVSINVGSMIGNNVFIAPGAVVDGYVEPNSVIF
- a CDS encoding DegT/DnrJ/EryC1/StrS family aminotransferase, which codes for MIPVATPMIGEEEIQEVVEVLKSGMIAQGKRVEEFEKLFSEYVGVDFAVAVSNGTAALDIALKACGIGEGDEVITTPFTFIASANAILFQRAKPVFADIEEDTYNINPEDVVEKITPRTKAIIGVHLFGQPFDLKSILEICEDHNLILIEDCAQAHGAEYDGKKVGSFGVGCFSFYATKNMTTAEGGMITSNDERIAKLCKLLRSHGESKKYFHEILGHNMRMTDIQAAIGIVQLKKLDWMNERRRKNAEYYNKNIKVEGLRKPKEKYGKHVYHQYVLYLEEDFPMSRNEFSRYLAEKGISNAVHYPKPVYLQPLYKKLGYEEGLCPVAEETAKRVISIPVHPLLTRNELEYIVMTINKVI
- the glmU gene encoding bifunctional sugar-1-phosphate nucleotidylyltransferase/acetyltransferase produces the protein MKAVILAAGEGQRLRPFTANKPKVMIKVGNKPILEYVVDALKEAGIREIVMVVGYKKERVIDYFGNGEKFGVKIEYVTQKQQLGTAHALKQAKDLVEGKFLVLPGDNIIDSETLKDVLSYDTFSVVYKVVEEPTKYGVLEVENGKVKRIIEKPEEEVSYLASTGIYLLDDRIFEFIGDERDLTNVVNVMIESGIDFFTVESKGLWLDIVYPWDILKVNDLALKHKGKSIAGKVESGVTIVGDVVIGEGSIIRSGSFIKGPVIIGVNSEIGANSVILPSTSIGDNTKVEEFCRIENCVIGENVVIGADSYVRDSVIDSGTIFEPKIVTISESAEVKVDGELRKVKSGAFVGEGCKIGAGSVLRGGAVIGNRCEIAPLKVICGKIDDVAKVL
- the glmS gene encoding glutamine--fructose-6-phosphate transaminase (isomerizing), whose translation is MCGIVGYIGFRKADSVIISSLKRLEYRGYDSWGVAVKEGNELKLIKKVGAIGDVEAYDVGNGKIGIGHTRWATHGKPSEKNAHPHTDCSGKIAIVHNGIISNFQSLKEELEKRGHVFKSETDTEVIAHLIEENYSGDLLSAVMKALEKVRGSYAIVALHAEKDELVAARHKSPLVLGVGDEEYIIASDVPAILDYTKRVVYLEDGDVLRIHNGGYTIFHDGKEIDRKIEIIPWSIEDAEKGGYEHFMLKEIHETPRVIEDTLSEYLDDEITIDASFAFGVSEIVFVACGTSYHACLIGKYFIEKLADISAKVEYASEFIYHQPPTGRTLVISITQSGETADTLEAMRIAKKRGAKVLTITNVLGSTATRIADFVLYTRAGPEISVAATKSFIAQLVVLYLITLKLSHIPRSEKVELLKELRLLPEVVKRILDSKEEIERISKLLAKYENLIYIGREVGGPVALEGALKMKEVSYIHAEGYPAGELKHGPFALLGEKTPVVASLVRDHTYEIMLNNIKEVKARDSIVVVVADEEDKEVEKYADFVIRVPKTNPIFSAVTHSVALQLLAYYTARERGCEIDKPRNLAKSVTVE